From a region of the Zingiber officinale cultivar Zhangliang chromosome 10B, Zo_v1.1, whole genome shotgun sequence genome:
- the LOC122029688 gene encoding uncharacterized protein LOC122029688 has product MGNCIGLQKPVTWVDDGDGDGDDDWGFATRKLSRKHQEGAATVDIEEQVKAAAKSTEIRIKISKKQLEELLKQVEAEGLPLLQVLAGLGEVERHWRPKLQSIPEVAE; this is encoded by the coding sequence ATGGGCAACTGCATCGGTTTGCAGAAGCCGGTGACGTGGGTAgacgacggcgacggcgacggcgacgacGACTGGGGATTCGCGACGCGCAAGCTCTCAAGAAAGCATCAGGAGGGAGCGGCGACAGTTGACATTGAGGAGCAGGTGAAGGCCGCGGCGAAGTCGACGGAGATCAGGATCAAGATCAGCAAGAAGCAACTGGAGGAGCTGCTGAAGCAGGTGGAGGCGGAGGGCTTGCCGCTGCTGCAAGTTCTCGCCGGCTTAGGCGAGGTCGAGAGGCATTGGAGGCCGAAGCTACAGAGCATACCGGAAGTAGCGGAGTAG